In Castanea sativa cultivar Marrone di Chiusa Pesio chromosome 6, ASM4071231v1, a single window of DNA contains:
- the LOC142641437 gene encoding glycosylinositol phosphorylceramide mannosyl transferase 1, which yields MRGSLLSRRTEQRLRQLAISTVGSVKIKLLLFLCIAFTLFALLSRGSGFTGWTSPSGPPDLLPFPRKGYAIVMNTWKRYDLLKQSVSHYSLCPGLESIHIVWSEPDPPSDSLRKFLQHIVESNSRDGRQVELVFDINKEDSLNNRFKEIKDLKTDAVFSIDDDVIFPCSSVELAFNVWQSAPDTMVGFVPRVHWVDQSKGNNDYYIYGGWWSVWWSGTYSMVLSKAAFFHKKYFSVYTNEMPASIREYVTKNRNCEDIAMSFLVANATGAPPIWVKGKIFEIGSTGISSMGGHSERRTQCVNRFVAEFGRMPLVSTSAKAVDSRNIWFW from the exons ATGAGAGGTAGCTTGCTGAGTCGTCGTACGGAACAGAGGCTCCGGCAACTCGCGATCTCGACCGTCGGATCGGTTAAGATCAAGCTCCTGCTCTTCCTCTGCATCGCCTTCACACTCTTCGCGTTACTGAGTCGCGGGTCGGGTTTCACGGGATGGACCAGCCCGAGTGGTCCTCCGGATCTGTTACCTTTCCCAAG GAAAGGATATGCCATTGTAATGAATACATGGAAAAGATATGATCTTTTGAAGCAGTCAGTTTCTCACTATTCATTGTGTCCTGGACTTGAATCTATTCATATTGTGTGGAGTGAGCCTGATCCTCCGTCGGATTCTCTTAGAAAATTTCTGCAGCACATTGTAGAGTCCAACTCAAGAGATGGTCGACAAGTTGAATTGGTGTTTGATATTAACAAGGAAGACAGTTTGAACAATAGATTCAAAGAGATTAAGGATTTGAAGACGGATGCAGTATTTTCAATTGATGATGATGTCATATTTCCTTGCTCGTCCGTAGAACTTGCATTTAATGTTTGGCAGAGTGCACCTGATACAATGGTGGGTTTTGTGCCACGTGTGCATTGGGTTGATCAATCG AAAGGCAACAATGATTACTACATATATGGTGGGTGGTGGTCAGTTTGGTGGTCGGGTACATACAGTATGGTACTCTCAAAGGCAGCCTTCTTCCACAAAAAGTATTTCAGTGTATACACAAATGAAATGCCGGCATCAATTAGAGAATATGTAACCAAGAACAG GAACTGTGAGGACATTGCAATGTCTTTTCTTGTTGCGAATGCCACTGGTGCTCCCCCTATATGGGTGAAAG GTAAGATATTTGAGATTGGCTCAACCGGAATCAGTAGCATGGGAGGTCATAGTGAAAGAAGAACCCAATGTGTCAATCGATTTGTTGCGGAGTTTGGGCGAATGCCTTTAGTATCTACTTCTGCAAAGGCTGTCGATAGCCGCAACATCTGGTTTTGGTGA
- the LOC142639020 gene encoding uncharacterized protein LOC142639020 — translation MGLGIGPNSNSWQTFQLTLPSSVCSVLKPSYKISSSLLPTRRESNKGLAYDLAYLPSLSGSCSSRGNSLKRACTASSDEFFDTESSKQIEELARRFSLVDDENEIEKETTCTVSETFGKGRLLEGEDEVNLREFSSLKFDSLEPSLFGIEPEPPHWPERDEIVRINIEQRVNRVEIPLSLRIIKRKQQWEEGLKGSGDFTCCSLKNSFSSMVFMIRELQSYALHIRESIYYEDLQVIIDKAQRDINASFVWLFQQVFSQTPTLMVDVMVLLANFTVYSMSDNMVIAENEKESQVQPQFGDITIRSFSTSSSSIDNNGSSSGGDGGIVSPIASGTEGGDNNSGISSVSIQYPNVVPNEIFEVSLSKNKLLTSEEVSLWESMVEEASRMRVEMRGVGLDHQTMQQLVSPVTVEIESDDYVDYFRTDLLYQMSLSQDPNNPLLLSNYAQFLFLVAHDNDRAEECFKRAVLVEPADGEALSQYADFLWMARKNMWEAEERYQQAMAAEPDNSTHVSKYANFLWNTGAEETCVSLNTSNDDYNKVL, via the exons ATGGGATTGGGAATTGGTCCAAATTCAAACAGCTGGCAGACTTTTCAGTTAACGTTACCTTCTTCAGTCTGTTCTGTTTTGAAACCGAGCTATAAAATTTCTTCCTCCTTATTGCCAACACGTAGAGAAAGCAATAAAGGTCTTGCTTATGACTTAGCTTATCTACCTTCTCTTTCTGGTTCATGTTCCTCTAGAGGAAATAGTCTAAAACGAGCTTGTACTGCAAGTTCTGATGAATTTTTTGACACAGAATCATCGAAGCAGATTGAAGAATTGGCCAGGAGGTTCAGTCTTGTCGATGATGAGAACGAAATTGAAAAGGAAACTACTTGCACAGTATCAGAAACGTTCGGAAAAGGCAGACTTTTGGAAGGAGAAGATGAAGTAAACTTGAGGGAGTTTTCAAGTTTGAAGTTTGATTCTTTGGAGCCTTCGTTGTTTGGTATTGAGCCCGAGCCACCTCACTGGCCAGAGCGAGATGAAATTGTGCGCATTAACATTGAACAGAGAGTGAACAGAGTGGAAATTCCTCTATCACTTCGCATAATCAAGAGGAAGCAACAATGGGAAGAGGGTTTGAAAGGATCGGGGGACTTCACTTGCTGTTCTTTGAAAAATTCCTTCTCTTCAATGGTGTTTATGATTAGAGAGCTTCAAAGCTATGCGTTGCATATAAGGGAAAGCATTTACTATGAGGATTTACAAGTGATTATTGATAAGGCGCAGAGAGATATAAATGCATCATTCGTTTGGCTATTTCAACAGGTCTTTTCGCAAACGCCGACTCTCATGGTTGATGTGATGGTTCTTCTGGCTAATTTCACTGTGTATTCCATGAGTGATAACATGGTTATCGCagagaatgagaaagagagtcaAGTTCAACCACAGTTCGGTGATATAACAATTAGGTCATTTTCAACTTCATCTTCTAGCATAGATAACAATGGTAGTAgtagtggtggtgatggtggcaTAGTAAGCCCTATTGCTAGTGGTACTGAGGGTGGAGACAATAACTCAGGTATATCGTCAGTGTCAATTCAATATCCTAATGTTGTTCCTAATGAGATATTTGAGGTTTCTTTGTCTAAGAATAAGTTGTTGACCTCGGAGGAGGTAAGTTTGTGGGAATCAATGGTAGAGGAAGCTTCAAGAATGAGGGTAGAAATGAGAGGGGTAGGTCTTGATCATCAAACAATGCAACAGTTGGTATCACCGGTGACCGTGGAGATTGAATCAGATGATTATGTGGATTACTTTAGGACAGATCTTCTTTACCAGATGAGTTTATCCCAGGACCCAAATAATCCTCTTCTGTTGTCTAACTATGCGCAATTCCTCTTCCTGGTTGCTCATGACAATGATAG GGCAGAAGAGTGCTTTAAGCGTGCTGTGTTGGTAGAGCCGGCAGATGGTGAGGCACTGAGTCAATATGCAGACTTCTTGTGGATGGCAAGAAAGAACATGTGGGAAGCAGAGGAGAGGTACCAGCAAGCCATGGCAGCTGAGCCAGACAACTCTACTCATGTATCTAAGTATGCCAATTTCCTTTGGAACACTGGTGCCGAAGAGACTTGCGTATCACTTAACACATCCAATGATGACTACAATAAAGTTTTGTAA
- the LOC142639994 gene encoding uncharacterized protein LOC142639994: MWLSHPTFSGVMKEAWNNPSSLQQALSSFTIKANSWNKNQFGNLFHRKKRILARLKGIQKNLSIRPNSFLVDLEGKLRLEYAEVAKLEEEYWVMKARILLLVEGDRNTSFYHTLALVRRRCNRILCMKDMMGNWLNGEREIADSIKRGFSKLFTSGQVSSSLTNCNPPSWKTHLKEDALTSLNMPISDEEISGGLWALKPFKSPGFDGLHAGFFH, encoded by the coding sequence ATGTGGCTTTCTCACCCTACTTTTTCGGGTGTGATGAAGGAAGCCTGGAATAACCCTTCTTCCCTACAACAAGCCTTGTCTAGTTTCACCATTAAGGCGAACAGTTGGAACAAGAACCAGTTCGGCAACCTTTTCCATAGGAAGAAAAGAATCCTAGCTAGACTTAAAGGCATCCAAAAGAACTTGTCAATTAGACCCAACTCTTTCTTGGTGGATTTAGAAGGAAAATTGAGACTGGAGTATGCCGAAGTTGCAAAACTCGAAGAGGAATATTGGGTTATGAAAGCGAGGATTCTGCTATTGGTGGAGGGAGACAGAAATACTTCGTTCTACCATACCTTAGCCCTTGTGCGTAGAAGATGCAACCGCATCCTCTGTATGAAGGATATGATGGGCAATTGGTTGaatggagaaagagagattgcCGATTCTATCAAAAGGGGGTTCTCAAAGCTTTTCACCTCGGGACAAGTCAGCTCTTCCTTAACTAATTGCAACCCCCCTTCTTGGAAAACCCATCTTAAGGAAGATGCTCTAACCTCCTTGAACATGCCGATCTCGGACGAAGAGATTTCAGGAGGTCTTTGGGCACTCAAACCTTTTAAGTCCCCTGGTTTCGACGGTCTACACGCGGGTTTCTTCCATTGA
- the LOC142640705 gene encoding nematode resistance protein-like HSPRO2 encodes MVDLDWKAKIVSPDMPNKSPKFSNKLQVSVPFTYRAAEISAASDTSCSAYENYLRLPELRKLWSSKDFPSWKNESVLKPALQALEISFRFVSTVLSDPRPYANRREWKRRLESLTTSQIQLIADLCEDEEEDGETRGKAPIVDLRSSNGVLARDGSYAEVWKVPGEAEATVVSRTSETSLLPRLATWHKSEDIAEKILYSIECEMRRCPYTLGLGEPNLDGKPNLEYDVVCKPSELHCLKRSPYDQIQNYENQTVYTTLQILESWIYVTQQMLKRVTERVEAQKFEKAASDCYLIERIWKLLSEIEDLHVLMDPDDFLRLKNQLSVNSINEAQPFCFRSKALVEITKQCKDLKHKVPYILGVEVDPKGGPRVQESAMKLYSEKREFEKVYLLQALQSIESAMKRFYFAYKQLLVVVMGSLEANANRVVVSSDSCDSLSRIFLEPTYFPSLDAAKTFLGDFWNHEHGTSGLERSTRRTR; translated from the coding sequence ATGGTTGATTTAGATTGGAAAGCAAAGATCGTCTCACCCGACATGCCTAATAAATCTCCAAAATTCTCTAACAAGCTCCAAGTTTCGGTTCCGTTTACCTATCGTGCGGCCGAAATATCGGCTGCTTCCGATACTTCTTGTTCAGCTTACGAGAACTATCTTCGCTTACCGGAGCTCCGAAAGTTGTGGAGCTCCAAGGATTTCCCGAGTTGGAAAAACGAGTCTGTGCTCAAACCGGCCTTGCAAGCTTTAGAGATTTCGTTCCGGTTCGTTTCGACGGTTTTGTCCGACCCGAGACCGTACGCGAACCGTCGCGAGTGGAAGCGGAGACTCGAGTCGCTCACCACGAGTCAGATACAGCTCATAGCGGATCTCTGCGAAGACGAAGAGGAAGACGGCGAGACACGCGGCAAGGCTCCGATCGTCGATTTGAGATCATCTAACGGCGTGTTGGCTCGCGATGGGAGCTACGCTGAGGTGTGGAAGGTTCCAGGTGAAGCGGAAGCCACCGTGGTGAGCCGTACGAGCGAGACCAGCTTGCTCCCTCGTCTCGCCACGTGGcacaaatccgaagacatcgcTGAGAAGATATTGTATTCCATCGAGTGCGAGATGAGGAGGTGCCCGTACACTTTAGGCTTGGGAGAGCCGAACCTAGATGGAAAGCCGAACCTAGAATACGACGTCGTTTGCAAGCCGAGCGAGCTTCACTGCCTGAAAAGGAGTCCGTACGATCAGATCCAGAACTACGAGAATCAGACGGTGTACACCACGCTTCAAATCCTCGAGTCGTGGATCTACGTGACTCAACAGATGTTGAAGCGAGTCACTGAGCGAGTCGAAGCTCAGAAATTCGAAAAGGCTGCGAGCGATTGTTATTTGATCGAGCGGATCTGGAAGCTTCTCTCCGAGATCGAAGATCTTCACGTGTTAATGGATCCGGACGATTTTCTCCGACTCAAGAACCAACTCAGCGTTAACTCGATCAACGAAGCGCAACCGTTTTGTTTCAGATCGAAAGCGCTGGTGGAGATCACGAAGCAATGCAAGGATCTGAAGCACAAAGTGCCGTACATACTAGGCGTAGAAGTGGACCCTAAAGGTGGACCTAGGGTTCAAGAATCGGCTATGAAGCTCTACAGCGAGAAGAGAGAGTTCGAGAAGGTTTATCTTCTTCAAGCTTTGCAATCGATCGAGTCAGCAATGAAAAGGTTCTACTTCGCTTACAAGCAATTGCTTGTGGTTGTAATGGGGAGCTTGGAGGCTAACGCGAACCGAGTTGTAGTGAGCTCCGACTCGTGTGACTCGCTGAGTCGGATCTTCCTCGAGCCTACTTACTTTCCGAGTTTGGATGCAGCGAAGACGTTTTTGGGGGATTTTTGGAACCATGAACACGGTACGTCTGGCTTGGAAAGATCAACTCGGAGGACTCGGTGA